In Fibrobacter sp. UWP2, the DNA window GCACGCGAGCACCCCGACGCGGAACTCAACAGCGGCGAGCGTTCCCGCGATTTTAAATGGGGATTTTTTAGGCGCGGCGTCTTTTACGGCTGGCCCTCGGGGCATTCCATGACAAACGCGGCCATGGCCATGAGCATCGCAAGCTACAACCGCGACAAGCCCCTCGTCGTGGCGGGCTGCGCCCTGTATGCGGGCTATATCGCGACAAGCATGGTGCTCGGCGCAAAAGGGGAGGCCCACTGGTTCTCCGACGCCGTCGCGGGCACCCTGATGGGAGCCTCCATCGGCTGGTACATCGGCAGTGTATTCTACAAGGAAAAAGTCGGTGAAAAACAGACCCCGCCCAAGGTCACCATCGCCCCGCTATTCTACGACGACACCAAAGGCGCCGTGCTCAGCGTGAGAATTTAAGCCAAACGCCTAGTACACAACCTTGTGGACCACAACCTTGTGTACCGATGGAAGAGGAAAAAATGCATAAACCACTTGACAATCGCGTTCTGATAATTTTATTGGAAAATGTCTCTTGCGTCGCCAGCCCCGAAATGTTAGAAAATACAATCAAGAATCTCTTTGCAAGATTCAATTGTCGCTTCAAATGGAACATCTTTTGCAAACGAAGTTTTTTTTGCATAGTTCTTCCATCGAGTTTGAAGAATGTCGCTCTTTGAAATTTCTTCTAGAAGCAAAAGAGCTTCTTCTTTTTTAAAAGGCGTTTTGCGGTATTGGCAAGTTGTTTCAAAAGATTTCTTCAAGTCAGGAATATTGATGTTATTCCTTTGCAATTGATTGATGATATAGATGTCGTAATAATCTTTGCAGCGGCTATTGAGCAGGCCTCGGAAAAGAATGGTTTGAAGTTTTTCAGCAACAACCGTTTCTAGGTTGTAGGCTCGGAACGCAATGGTTTCATGGCTGAAGAGGCTTTGGTAAGAGTATTCGATATCTTTTGGTGTAATTGGATCGCCCGTGGCAACATCGACATGGAAACTTTGTCTGACATTCTCTAGGCGTCCCGTCAAAAGGATGGAAAATCCGCCGTAGGCGTCTTCATCACGTATTGGAGAAATATCACTTATTTCAAAAGAGATAGAATCGTCTGCATCGATTGCGATGATGTCAGTGAAAATTTTCCTCAATCTATTCTCGTCCATAGTTTCCCTTCTCAAAAGGAAATCAATGTCGGCGGTGTAGCGGTTCTTTACGCCGAGCAATGTAGCGAGATAGAAACCGCCCTTGAAAACAAACTTGTTGGCGTATGTTGACTTGGCCAATCTTGAAATGAATGCATCAAAGAAGAACGATACTAGCAAGACGTTGGCGTGAACGTTCATTTCTTTGGAGAGGTTGTTGATTCTCGCTTGCAGGGAATTCTTATTAATCTTCATTCAGTACCACCGTCATAAGTTCCGCCACTTTGTTCTCTATTTTCAATATTTGTGCGTAATGGAGTAGGTTGCGGGTATTCTTGTCTTTTGATTTTGCGTAAAGCCTGAGCGCTTTGCCGTAAATTTCTGCATCGATCTTTCGGCTGTTCTTGATGATGTCGCAAAGCGTTCGTTCCGTATCGTAGCATTCCACCAGATGTCCAAGCGAAGTCTTGATTTTGCAAATTCCAAGCCTGTAGGTTTCATCGCGAGAATCCGTGTGGATTGCGACGGAAGGGTTCGGAGAAAATGGCCTATAATTCTTGGGCCCGGTTACCTCGAAATAATCGGGTAGGCGGTCTGTTAGCCCATGCAAGAATAGTGCGGAAACGTGTGAAAAGATGAATTTGGGATATTTGTATTGAAACACAAGGTAATCGTCCCGGATCCATTGCTCCTGGGCGTAAAAACCCTTATCTATCTTGACAAGACCCCATCTTCGTACAAAATCCGTCAAGAACCACGAGGGAATCTTGTGGGTGTCGACTTGCTTTCGCGTGATGTAGCCGCTGTTCGCGTTCAGCATTTTTTCCAGTTTCTTCTCGTTTGTTTCTTGCATTTCAAACCAAATATACAATAAAATGGTTGAAAAGGCAAGATTTTATTTCTTTTTACCCGCTACAGAACATTAAAGATGCGAAAATCCCCACGAAAATCAGGAACGGCAGCACTTTCAGCAGCAAGGTAATGGCGCAGGCGTCCCCTGCGTCGCCAGCCCCGAAAAGAGCCAAAATACCTAGCACGATAAGGAAAGTTACCAGCATAGAACCTCGCCCTTACAAATATACATGCCGTAATTGTCAGATTATGACAATTGGGAGAAAATGCAAAAAAAACGCGGGTTCTAGGGTGATTTTTCGCTTTTCTTTATCAAAGCGCCTTTCGATTTCGGGTGTGACACTCCACTGTCAAAATTATTATGTATTTTTTAAGAAAATAGAGTTTAGCTCTTGCTCTCTATGCGAAATAGGGAAATTTCACGTAAGTGAGAGTGAGGCGAGGCTCACGCAGCCATGCCGTTTTTACGGCGTGGTTCGATGTGCTATACCTACAGCAATGTAGGTCTGTGGTGCATTGCCCTTTTGGGGCGTGGGTTGCTCGCGTTTTCACTTACAGGCTTTCCCTAGCCCCGCATAGTAAACGCAGCGACCTGCGCCTTTTCTTGTTTCCAGGAAATTGCGTAATCAAACTGCCAGTGCAAGAGTGACTGACGAGGTTTGATTGACGAAGAAAAAGTCATCGTTGCGTATTAATAACGAGGAACTGCACGAAAGTTCCGGTTTTCTATCTGCGCAGGTTTTTTGGTGTCAATCCTGTCGTGTTCCTATAATCACGCCTCCAGAGCAGATTAATGGCGTTAATGGCAAAAGCGTATGTCCGCTTTGTCATTCAGCAACAACATTCCTATCAACAGATTTGCGTCCGGTCTTTCCAGAGGAAAGACTGCTGTTGGAACTCCTGTTAGCTCACAATCAACCTTTGAAGTATTCGGAGAGCTCTGTGTGGGCTTTAGACAGTCGCTATTATATCGATG includes these proteins:
- a CDS encoding nucleotidyl transferase AbiEii/AbiGii toxin family protein yields the protein MKINKNSLQARINNLSKEMNVHANVLLVSFFFDAFISRLAKSTYANKFVFKGGFYLATLLGVKNRYTADIDFLLRRETMDENRLRKIFTDIIAIDADDSISFEISDISPIRDEDAYGGFSILLTGRLENVRQSFHVDVATGDPITPKDIEYSYQSLFSHETIAFRAYNLETVVAEKLQTILFRGLLNSRCKDYYDIYIINQLQRNNINIPDLKKSFETTCQYRKTPFKKEEALLLLEEISKSDILQTRWKNYAKKTSFAKDVPFEATIESCKEILDCIF